A single region of the Arthrobacter sp. zg-Y20 genome encodes:
- a CDS encoding YhjD/YihY/BrkB family envelope integrity protein, giving the protein MAQDTNSKAETAPSPDDASKPDKPTEVSKPSWKYILKKTVREFSKDQCTDLAAALTYYTVLAIFPALLAMVSILGLVGQGESTTNALLDFVKQFAPSDAASVLEDPIKQLTTSSTAGLALIVGILGALWSASGFVKAFGRSMNRIYEVDEGRPAWKLLPTQLLVTLILVLMAAALLLMLVISGPIAEAIGNVIGLGSEAVTVWNLAKWPVMLIFAVLIIAVLYYATPNVKQPKFRWMSMGSLIALVILAIVTAGFSFYVSNFGNYNATYGAIGGVIVLLLWIWLANVSLLFGAEFDAEVERGRELQAGIQAEESVQLPPRDTRQTEKRQEQEEEDIAEGRKLRQQHAGKDYDDDLHED; this is encoded by the coding sequence GTGGCGCAGGACACCAACAGCAAAGCCGAGACAGCACCAAGTCCCGACGATGCAAGCAAACCGGACAAACCGACCGAGGTCTCCAAGCCCAGCTGGAAATACATCCTCAAGAAGACGGTGCGGGAGTTCTCCAAGGACCAGTGCACCGACCTGGCTGCGGCACTGACCTACTACACGGTCCTGGCGATCTTCCCGGCACTGCTGGCCATGGTTTCCATCCTCGGTCTGGTGGGGCAGGGGGAAAGCACCACCAATGCACTGCTGGACTTCGTCAAGCAGTTCGCGCCGTCAGACGCTGCATCGGTCCTTGAAGATCCCATTAAGCAGCTGACCACCTCCAGCACCGCCGGACTCGCGCTGATTGTCGGTATTCTCGGCGCCCTGTGGTCCGCCTCCGGCTTCGTGAAGGCGTTTGGCCGTTCCATGAACCGCATCTACGAAGTGGATGAAGGCCGGCCCGCCTGGAAGCTGCTTCCCACCCAGCTGCTCGTGACCCTGATCCTGGTCCTGATGGCGGCGGCACTGCTGCTGATGCTGGTGATCTCCGGCCCGATCGCCGAAGCCATCGGCAACGTCATCGGCCTGGGCAGTGAAGCGGTGACCGTCTGGAACCTCGCCAAGTGGCCGGTCATGCTGATCTTCGCAGTTCTGATTATCGCGGTCCTTTACTACGCCACCCCGAACGTGAAGCAGCCCAAGTTCCGCTGGATGAGCATGGGCTCGCTGATTGCCCTGGTGATCCTGGCGATTGTGACCGCGGGCTTCAGCTTCTACGTCTCGAACTTCGGCAACTACAACGCCACCTACGGTGCCATTGGCGGCGTGATAGTGCTGCTGCTGTGGATCTGGCTGGCCAACGTGTCCCTGCTCTTCGGTGCCGAGTTCGACGCCGAGGTGGAACGCGGCCGCGAACTCCAGGCCGGTATCCAGGCCGAGGAATCCGTGCAGCTTCCCCCGCGCGACACCCGCCAGACGGAGAAGCGCCAGGAACAGGAAGAGGAAGACATCGCCGAGGGCCGCAAGCTGCGCCAGCAGCACGCCGGCAAGGACTACGACGACGACCTGCACGAGGACTGA
- a CDS encoding PRC-barrel domain-containing protein, with amino-acid sequence MADAFVLHEIQGSSVWANDGERLGLVGEVHLDRDTGQPAWITVNLGLFESAEHYVPLAAARRDGQDIFVNYSKEKVSKSPGANPENPLSPAEESVLMEYYGLGRNT; translated from the coding sequence ATGGCGGACGCCTTTGTGCTTCACGAAATCCAGGGATCGAGTGTGTGGGCGAATGACGGCGAGCGGCTGGGCCTGGTGGGGGAAGTCCACCTGGACCGCGACACCGGGCAGCCCGCGTGGATCACCGTTAACCTGGGCCTGTTCGAGTCGGCTGAACACTACGTGCCGCTCGCTGCCGCGCGGCGCGACGGGCAGGACATTTTTGTGAACTACTCCAAGGAAAAGGTTTCCAAGTCACCCGGCGCCAATCCGGAAAACCCGTTGAGCCCGGCCGAAGAAAGTGTCCTGATGGAGTACTACGGCCTGGGCCGGAACACTTGA
- a CDS encoding mechanosensitive ion channel domain-containing protein: MEDLLDLAVSLKPLFAVLVAVGIALIIAWIAREGANRAFRKVPSIREISVKARNPLRLVLGLIGIRIALGATAPGASWLPVLDYLLVLGLIGALAWFGVVTLLIIEAMILTKYSTDTRDNRRLRRLKTQVNLGRRIGIAVLITIAVAFVLLTIDEVRALGAGILASAGLLSIVAGLAVQGTLSNVFAGLQLAFTDAIRADDVVVVEGEWGTIEEITMTYVVVHIWDDRRLILPSTYFTTTPFQNWTRRQSAILGTVELDLDWRVPVGDLRTKLKETLAGTELWDKRTSVLQVTEAVNGVVRVRILVSAVDSGTLFDLRCLIRETMVTYLQEWHPDALPRQRWEEVRKTGTDVHSGPRTAPLVRSSDTSDSQLFTGSIDAVERRQSFSGPGEDVMAEREENADTPR; this comes from the coding sequence ATGGAAGACCTGCTTGACCTTGCAGTTAGCCTCAAACCGCTCTTCGCCGTCCTCGTGGCAGTGGGCATTGCCCTGATCATCGCCTGGATCGCACGCGAGGGCGCCAACCGGGCGTTCCGCAAGGTGCCCAGCATCCGGGAGATCTCCGTCAAGGCCCGGAACCCGCTGCGGCTGGTGCTGGGACTGATCGGCATCAGGATTGCCCTGGGCGCAACAGCGCCCGGGGCGTCCTGGCTGCCGGTCCTGGACTACCTGCTGGTGCTGGGGCTGATCGGCGCGCTGGCCTGGTTCGGCGTCGTGACGCTGCTGATCATCGAGGCGATGATCCTCACGAAGTACAGCACCGACACCCGGGACAACCGCAGGCTGAGACGCCTGAAAACCCAGGTGAACCTGGGCCGGCGGATCGGCATCGCCGTGCTGATCACCATCGCCGTGGCCTTTGTGCTGCTGACCATTGACGAGGTCCGCGCGCTGGGCGCCGGTATCCTTGCCTCCGCCGGTTTGCTCTCCATTGTGGCCGGCCTTGCCGTGCAGGGAACCCTGAGCAATGTCTTTGCCGGGCTGCAGTTGGCCTTCACCGACGCGATCCGCGCCGACGACGTCGTAGTGGTGGAAGGCGAGTGGGGCACCATCGAGGAAATCACCATGACGTACGTGGTGGTGCATATCTGGGATGACCGGCGCCTGATCCTGCCCTCCACCTACTTCACCACCACCCCGTTCCAGAACTGGACCCGCCGGCAATCCGCAATCCTGGGCACAGTGGAACTGGACCTGGACTGGCGGGTACCGGTGGGAGACCTGCGCACCAAGCTGAAGGAGACCCTGGCCGGCACCGAACTGTGGGACAAGCGCACCAGCGTGCTGCAGGTCACCGAGGCCGTGAACGGCGTCGTGCGGGTCCGCATCCTGGTCAGCGCCGTGGACAGCGGCACCCTGTTCGACCTGCGCTGCTTGATCCGCGAAACCATGGTGACCTACCTGCAGGAATGGCACCCGGACGCCCTCCCGCGCCAGCGCTGGGAAGAGGTGCGCAAGACCGGCACGGATGTCCACAGCGGACCGCGGACCGCGCCGTTGGTGCGCAGCTCCGACACCAGCGATTCCCAACTGTTCACCGGCAGCATCGACGCCGTCGAACGCCGGCAGAGCTTCTCCGGTCCGGGTGAGGACGTCATGGCCGAACGCGAGGAGAACGCGGACACGCCGCGCTGA
- a CDS encoding iron-siderophore ABC transporter substrate-binding protein → MALSRMRRAAAAAAVAVLSLSACSTGAAGENESTGSAAAGDQFPVTIEHAFGETVIEEAPERVATVAWANAETALALGVVPVGMPTIEFGGNEQGTTPWIDEALEDLDAPIGSENAPAQYSEADGIAFDDVAATNPDVILASYSGLSQEDYDKLSKIAPVVAYPDAPWGTSWQDTATMTGKALGLEDEAQQLVADTEKAITEKAAEYPQLEGKTFIYGNLAPGAENSVYTALDNRPKFMESLGLTQAPVVAENTKGDEFYIPWSDENLNQLDSDIFISWVASEDVADTIAADPLLSQIPAVKNGALVADADPTRVFSTSAINVLSIPYALDNVVPMIADAATAADNAQ, encoded by the coding sequence ATGGCCCTGTCCAGGATGCGCCGCGCCGCTGCCGCGGCCGCCGTCGCCGTTCTGTCCCTTTCCGCATGCTCCACCGGTGCCGCAGGCGAAAATGAGTCCACCGGCAGCGCCGCCGCCGGTGACCAGTTCCCCGTCACCATTGAGCATGCCTTCGGCGAAACAGTTATCGAAGAGGCCCCCGAACGGGTGGCGACAGTTGCCTGGGCCAACGCCGAGACCGCGCTGGCGCTTGGTGTTGTTCCCGTAGGCATGCCCACCATCGAGTTCGGCGGCAACGAGCAGGGCACCACGCCCTGGATCGACGAGGCCCTTGAGGACCTGGACGCCCCCATCGGCTCGGAGAACGCCCCGGCACAGTACTCCGAAGCGGACGGGATTGCGTTCGACGACGTCGCTGCCACCAACCCGGACGTCATCCTGGCCTCTTATTCCGGACTGTCCCAGGAGGACTACGACAAGCTGAGCAAGATCGCTCCCGTCGTGGCCTACCCGGACGCCCCCTGGGGCACCTCCTGGCAGGACACCGCCACCATGACCGGCAAGGCGCTGGGCCTGGAGGATGAGGCGCAGCAGCTGGTGGCGGACACTGAAAAGGCCATCACCGAGAAAGCCGCCGAATACCCGCAGCTCGAAGGCAAGACCTTCATCTACGGCAACCTGGCACCGGGGGCGGAGAACTCCGTCTACACCGCGCTGGACAACCGCCCCAAGTTCATGGAATCCCTGGGCCTGACCCAGGCACCCGTGGTGGCCGAGAACACCAAGGGCGACGAGTTCTACATCCCCTGGTCCGATGAAAACCTCAACCAGCTGGATTCGGACATCTTCATCAGCTGGGTGGCCAGCGAGGACGTTGCCGACACCATCGCCGCCGACCCGCTGCTGAGCCAGATCCCCGCCGTGAAGAACGGCGCACTGGTGGCCGACGCAGACCCGACCCGCGTGTTCTCCACGTCCGCCATCAATGTCCTGAGCATCCCGTACGCCCTGGACAACGTAGTGCCGATGATCGCGGACGCCGCCACCGCCGCGGACAACGCACAGTAA
- a CDS encoding FAD-dependent oxidoreductase, which translates to MNAGPAPATVAVVGGGIAGFSAVRELRRRGYAGTLQLIDPDGLPYDRPPLSKAFLAGTLDLPQLELAPRGWYADNAVEVVTDTAVKLDAGHGTPALTLASGGQLRADAVLLAAGARARRLPLPGMDLPGVLTLRSAADALALRQRLFPGAHLVIIGAGLVGAETASTARALGAAVTMVDPAYLPFERAAGPDMARYLHGLHAAHGTAYLQDTPAAIVAGAGDDALTVVLAAGAALPATTVLVSVGSEPETALAEEAGLQVHDGILVDGSGATSQPGIFAAGDSSRLRNSDGTPGRRFEHWDAARRTGEAAAAGILGVEPPQAAPDWFWSDRYGIHLEMAGSMAGPGRTVLRGEPGPGFMVFRVSPAGTLAGVAAVDGGTAVRAARKLIESGRAVDPAQLQDPAADLRKMARGKS; encoded by the coding sequence GTGAATGCAGGCCCGGCCCCTGCAACGGTAGCCGTTGTGGGCGGGGGCATCGCCGGTTTCAGTGCGGTGCGCGAACTCCGCCGCCGCGGCTACGCAGGTACCCTGCAGCTTATTGATCCCGACGGGTTGCCCTATGACCGACCGCCGCTGAGCAAGGCGTTCCTGGCCGGAACCCTGGACCTGCCGCAGCTGGAACTGGCTCCGCGCGGCTGGTACGCGGACAACGCCGTCGAGGTGGTCACGGACACTGCGGTGAAGCTCGACGCCGGACACGGCACCCCCGCCCTCACCCTCGCCTCGGGCGGGCAACTCCGTGCCGACGCGGTGCTGCTGGCCGCGGGTGCGCGCGCCCGCCGGTTGCCGCTGCCGGGCATGGACCTGCCCGGTGTCCTGACCCTGCGCTCCGCCGCGGATGCCCTGGCGCTGCGGCAGCGGCTGTTCCCCGGCGCGCACCTGGTGATCATCGGTGCCGGACTGGTGGGGGCGGAAACCGCATCGACGGCCCGGGCCCTGGGCGCTGCCGTGACCATGGTGGATCCGGCTTACCTGCCGTTTGAGCGGGCGGCCGGTCCGGATATGGCCCGGTACCTGCACGGACTGCACGCCGCACACGGCACTGCCTACCTGCAGGACACTCCCGCAGCCATCGTCGCCGGTGCCGGTGATGACGCCCTGACCGTGGTCCTGGCCGCAGGAGCCGCGCTCCCCGCCACCACCGTCCTGGTCTCGGTGGGCAGCGAGCCGGAAACTGCGCTCGCAGAAGAGGCCGGGCTCCAGGTCCACGACGGCATCCTGGTGGATGGCTCCGGCGCCACCTCGCAGCCCGGAATTTTCGCCGCTGGTGACTCCTCCCGGCTGCGGAACAGTGACGGCACGCCGGGCCGGCGGTTCGAGCACTGGGACGCAGCCCGCCGCACCGGTGAGGCAGCTGCGGCCGGGATCCTCGGCGTCGAGCCCCCGCAGGCCGCACCCGACTGGTTCTGGTCCGACCGCTACGGGATCCACCTGGAGATGGCCGGCAGCATGGCCGGTCCCGGCCGGACGGTGCTGCGCGGAGAACCCGGACCCGGGTTCATGGTGTTCCGCGTCTCTCCCGCCGGCACGCTGGCCGGAGTGGCTGCCGTGGACGGCGGGACGGCCGTGCGTGCGGCGCGGAAGCTGATCGAATCGGGCCGGGCGGTTGATCCGGCGCAGTTGCAGGACCCGGCGGCTGACCTGCGCAAGATGGCCCGTGGGAAGTCCTGA
- a CDS encoding bifunctional 3-phenylpropionate/cinnamic acid dioxygenase ferredoxin subunit, protein MSEGIRVADADEIEEGEALTVDAETAGTADDIAVFHSDNGNFYALNDTCTHEEASLADGWIEGDEVECPIHSARFCMRTGEALCLPALVNTRAHRVEVRDGEVWLYPNQAPQDA, encoded by the coding sequence ATGAGCGAGGGTATCCGAGTTGCCGATGCGGATGAGATTGAAGAGGGCGAAGCCCTCACGGTAGACGCCGAAACGGCGGGCACCGCGGATGACATTGCCGTGTTCCACAGCGACAACGGGAACTTCTACGCCCTGAATGACACCTGCACCCATGAAGAGGCCTCCCTGGCGGACGGCTGGATTGAGGGCGACGAGGTGGAATGCCCCATCCATTCCGCGCGTTTCTGCATGCGCACAGGCGAAGCGCTCTGCCTGCCCGCCCTGGTCAACACCCGGGCGCACCGGGTGGAGGTGCGCGACGGCGAAGTGTGGCTGTACCCCAACCAGGCTCCGCAGGACGCGTGA
- a CDS encoding MarR family winged helix-turn-helix transcriptional regulator yields the protein MDNKLRALGLTQERVTVLRVLLTDGPMRRAELARRLRVTAQTLGTSLVSMAGQGLVEEVPPETTGRSGRLMAISERGQKMLADAENLEQNTSTAGIGPELRAELISLIRGLEPARQYGTASSTGPGTA from the coding sequence GTGGATAACAAGCTGCGCGCCCTGGGGCTGACCCAGGAACGGGTGACGGTTCTGCGGGTGCTGCTCACGGACGGACCCATGCGGCGGGCGGAACTGGCCCGGCGGCTGCGGGTGACCGCGCAGACTCTCGGAACATCACTGGTGAGCATGGCGGGACAGGGCCTCGTTGAAGAGGTTCCGCCCGAAACTACGGGCCGCAGCGGCCGGCTCATGGCCATCTCGGAGCGCGGCCAGAAGATGCTCGCCGACGCGGAAAACCTGGAGCAGAACACTTCCACGGCCGGCATCGGCCCGGAACTGCGCGCAGAACTAATATCCCTGATCCGCGGCTTGGAACCGGCCCGGCAGTACGGGACGGCGTCGTCGACCGGACCAGGCACGGCCTAA
- a CDS encoding TIGR03085 family metal-binding protein, producing MAWVDSERAELVRTLREADPLAPTLCEGWDVRRLLAHLVLREHAPWKMAADVLRRPKPGQEKNLGAEASAAATPHGYAALVDRFAAGPGRFSPFRADAANLVEYVVHHEDIRRGTGAAAPRELPAGQQQALWKQLGLMARMGYRSSPVGVELAVPGFGRRRVRAGDTPVLVSGNVVDLALHAMGRRAAANVSVEGSGESVRAFREWAGE from the coding sequence ATGGCTTGGGTGGACAGCGAACGCGCGGAATTGGTCCGGACACTGCGGGAGGCGGATCCGCTGGCGCCCACGCTGTGCGAGGGCTGGGATGTGCGCCGGCTGCTGGCACACCTGGTGCTGCGCGAGCACGCGCCGTGGAAGATGGCCGCGGACGTGCTGCGCCGGCCCAAGCCCGGGCAGGAGAAGAACCTGGGCGCCGAGGCCTCCGCTGCAGCCACCCCCCACGGCTATGCCGCCCTGGTGGACCGTTTCGCTGCCGGACCGGGCCGGTTCTCCCCGTTCCGGGCCGACGCCGCGAATCTGGTGGAGTACGTGGTGCACCACGAGGACATCCGCCGCGGCACCGGTGCCGCCGCACCGCGTGAGCTGCCGGCCGGGCAGCAGCAGGCACTGTGGAAGCAGCTGGGGCTGATGGCGCGGATGGGCTACCGGAGCTCGCCGGTGGGTGTGGAACTGGCCGTTCCCGGGTTCGGCCGGAGGCGGGTCCGGGCGGGCGACACTCCCGTGCTGGTCTCGGGAAACGTGGTGGATCTGGCCCTGCACGCCATGGGCCGGCGGGCAGCGGCCAACGTCAGCGTGGAAGGCAGCGGCGAATCCGTGCGTGCCTTCCGGGAATGGGCCGGCGAGTAG
- a CDS encoding acyl-CoA dehydrogenase family protein yields the protein MSTTDLAQGSGPDSSARKIKDRVVTEQDARNATEEARDTGESRPSFAKGIYLGSYNLDLIRSLPAPDPAEEARAEAFLEELAAYCRTLDGRLIERTGVIPDEYLRGLADLGVFGIKIPRRYGGLGLSLLHYGRALMLLGTVHPSMGALVSAHQSIGVPEPVKVFGNDEQKQEYLPRCAAGAVTAFLLTEPDVGSDPARLRTTAIPSEDGSEYVIDGVKLWTTNGVIAELVVVMAAVPPHGESKGGISAFVVEMSSPGITVENRNNFMGLRGIENGVTRFTNVRVPAANRLGREGQGLKIALTTLNTGRLSIPAMCAASGKWSLKIARGWANAREQWGRPIGRHEAVGKKLAYIAATGFALEAVFELSAELADAGTKDIRIEAALAKLWASEMAYNIADELVQVRGGRGFETADSLAARGERAVPAEQQLRDLRINRVFEGSTEIMHLFIAREAVDAHLSAAGDLAVADAPLGAKAKAAMKASGFYGKWLPTLAAGKGSVPTSYAEFGILAKHLRFAERASRRLARSTFYGMARWQAGLEHHQVFLGRIVDIGAEIFAISASCARAMNIRGKDPEEGRSAFELADAFSTESRVRIETLFEELWRNSDAADRKVSKGVLDGRYTWLEEGVLDASEGTGPWISETARGDEPKENLHRWYR from the coding sequence ATGAGCACCACTGATCTTGCCCAGGGGTCCGGCCCCGACAGCAGCGCTCGAAAAATCAAGGACCGGGTGGTCACGGAACAGGATGCCCGCAACGCCACCGAAGAAGCCCGGGACACGGGCGAATCCCGCCCGAGCTTCGCCAAGGGAATCTACCTGGGCAGTTACAACCTGGACCTCATCCGGTCCCTGCCGGCCCCGGATCCGGCCGAGGAGGCCCGGGCGGAGGCTTTCCTGGAGGAGCTGGCGGCGTACTGCCGCACCCTGGACGGCCGCCTGATTGAACGCACCGGCGTCATCCCGGACGAGTACCTGCGCGGGTTGGCGGACCTGGGTGTGTTCGGCATCAAGATCCCCCGGCGTTACGGCGGGCTGGGGCTGTCACTGCTGCACTACGGCCGCGCGCTGATGCTGCTGGGCACCGTGCATCCCAGCATGGGGGCGCTGGTCTCGGCGCACCAGTCCATCGGCGTGCCGGAGCCGGTGAAGGTTTTCGGCAACGATGAGCAGAAGCAGGAATACCTGCCGCGCTGCGCCGCCGGAGCCGTGACGGCCTTTCTCCTGACCGAGCCCGACGTCGGTTCCGACCCCGCTCGGCTGCGCACCACAGCCATCCCGTCCGAAGACGGCAGCGAATACGTCATTGACGGGGTCAAGCTGTGGACCACCAACGGCGTGATTGCCGAACTGGTGGTGGTGATGGCCGCAGTGCCCCCGCACGGGGAATCCAAGGGCGGAATCAGCGCCTTTGTGGTGGAAATGTCCTCGCCGGGCATCACGGTGGAGAACCGCAACAACTTCATGGGCCTGCGCGGCATTGAAAACGGCGTCACCCGGTTCACCAACGTCCGGGTCCCCGCCGCGAACCGCCTGGGCCGGGAGGGCCAGGGCCTGAAGATCGCACTGACCACGCTCAACACCGGCCGGCTGTCCATTCCGGCCATGTGCGCGGCATCAGGCAAGTGGTCGCTGAAGATTGCCCGCGGCTGGGCCAATGCCCGGGAGCAGTGGGGCCGGCCCATCGGCCGGCACGAGGCCGTGGGCAAAAAGCTCGCCTACATTGCCGCCACCGGCTTCGCACTGGAGGCGGTCTTCGAGCTATCCGCAGAACTGGCCGACGCCGGCACCAAGGACATCCGCATCGAGGCGGCCCTTGCCAAGCTGTGGGCCAGCGAAATGGCGTACAACATAGCGGACGAGCTGGTGCAGGTGCGCGGCGGCCGCGGCTTTGAGACCGCGGATTCCCTGGCCGCCCGCGGCGAGCGCGCGGTGCCGGCCGAGCAGCAGCTGCGGGACCTGCGGATCAATCGCGTGTTTGAGGGCTCCACCGAGATCATGCACCTCTTTATTGCCCGGGAAGCCGTGGACGCACACCTCTCCGCCGCCGGAGACCTGGCCGTGGCGGATGCCCCGCTCGGCGCGAAGGCAAAGGCGGCCATGAAGGCCAGCGGCTTCTACGGCAAGTGGCTGCCCACACTCGCGGCAGGCAAGGGCAGCGTGCCGACGTCGTACGCCGAGTTCGGCATCCTCGCCAAGCACCTGCGTTTCGCCGAGCGGGCTTCACGCCGGCTTGCCCGGTCTACGTTCTACGGCATGGCCCGCTGGCAGGCGGGGCTGGAGCACCACCAGGTGTTCCTGGGCCGGATTGTGGACATCGGCGCGGAGATTTTTGCCATTTCCGCGTCCTGCGCCCGGGCCATGAACATCCGCGGGAAGGATCCGGAGGAGGGCCGGAGCGCTTTTGAGCTGGCTGACGCGTTCAGCACCGAATCCCGGGTGCGGATCGAGACCCTGTTCGAAGAACTCTGGCGCAATTCGGACGCCGCGGACCGCAAGGTGTCCAAGGGTGTGCTGGACGGGCGCTACACCTGGCTCGAGGAGGGCGTGCTGGACGCGTCCGAGGGCACCGGCCCGTGGATCTCCGAGACTGCCCGCGGGGACGAACCGAAGGAGAACCTGCACCGCTGGTACCGGTAA
- a CDS encoding TetR/AcrR family transcriptional regulator, with amino-acid sequence MSAAPQPDWRDFSVPVLPPLLAAALECFLEHGYHGTAIRTVAARAGLSVPGLYHHYPSKQALLVGIAESAMADLYARSTAALAEAGEDVEERFALLIECLVLVHAYRWEHAFIAASEIRSLEGAARSGHIAAWDRQQKLLDDVVADAVRLGRFCTAHPKDASRAVTTMCTGVAQWYRAGGPLSPEELAARYVQICRGAVGAR; translated from the coding sequence ATGAGCGCCGCACCCCAGCCCGACTGGCGGGACTTTTCCGTTCCCGTCCTGCCGCCGCTGCTGGCCGCCGCACTGGAATGCTTTCTGGAACACGGCTACCACGGCACCGCCATCCGCACCGTGGCCGCACGCGCCGGACTGTCCGTGCCCGGGCTGTACCACCACTATCCGTCCAAGCAAGCGCTGCTGGTCGGGATAGCCGAGTCCGCCATGGCGGATCTGTATGCCCGCAGCACGGCGGCCTTGGCCGAAGCCGGGGAGGATGTGGAGGAACGGTTCGCGCTGCTGATCGAATGCCTGGTGCTGGTGCACGCCTACCGGTGGGAGCATGCCTTTATCGCCGCGAGCGAGATCCGCAGCCTGGAGGGCGCGGCCCGCAGCGGGCACATTGCGGCGTGGGACCGGCAGCAGAAGCTGCTGGACGACGTCGTGGCCGATGCTGTCCGGCTCGGGCGGTTCTGCACCGCCCATCCCAAGGACGCCAGCCGGGCGGTGACCACCATGTGCACCGGGGTGGCCCAGTGGTACCGCGCCGGCGGGCCGCTCAGTCCCGAGGAGCTGGCGGCCCGCTATGTGCAGATCTGCCGGGGCGCGGTGGGTGCCCGCTAG
- a CDS encoding SDR family oxidoreductase, producing MTEQSAADESADQGQYTVQDLPEPAPANQSRLAGKTAVVTGASRGIGLAIARRFAAEGAKVLITARNIGPLKEAAAEFPEGSVLFLAGKSDDPDHRAEVLDTVARTWGTLDILVNNAGINPVYGPLTELDPEAARRILDVNVLGTLAWVQALCAHPALDFTGRGGSVLNLSSVSAQTPAHGIGFYGISKAAVEQLTRTLAMELAPSVRVNAMAPAVVKTQFARALYEGREEKVSSTYPLKRLGTPEDVAGAAAFLVSDDAAWVTGQVLNLDGGLLVAGGSA from the coding sequence ATGACAGAGCAGTCAGCAGCGGACGAGTCAGCGGACCAGGGGCAGTACACGGTGCAGGACCTGCCGGAGCCCGCACCGGCCAACCAATCCCGTCTGGCGGGCAAAACCGCCGTCGTCACCGGTGCCAGCCGGGGCATCGGGCTGGCCATCGCCCGCCGGTTCGCGGCCGAAGGGGCGAAGGTGCTCATCACCGCCCGCAACATCGGTCCGCTCAAGGAGGCCGCCGCGGAGTTCCCGGAGGGCAGCGTCCTGTTCCTGGCCGGCAAGTCCGATGACCCGGACCACCGTGCCGAGGTGCTGGACACCGTGGCCCGGACCTGGGGCACGCTGGACATCCTGGTGAACAACGCCGGCATCAACCCCGTCTACGGCCCTCTGACGGAACTGGACCCGGAGGCCGCCCGCCGCATCCTGGACGTCAACGTGCTGGGCACCTTGGCCTGGGTGCAGGCCCTCTGCGCGCATCCCGCCCTGGACTTCACCGGCCGCGGCGGGTCCGTCCTGAACCTCTCCTCCGTCTCGGCACAGACCCCGGCGCACGGCATCGGCTTCTACGGCATCAGCAAGGCCGCCGTGGAACAGCTCACCCGCACCCTCGCCATGGAACTGGCCCCCTCCGTGCGGGTCAACGCCATGGCCCCCGCCGTGGTGAAGACCCAGTTCGCCCGGGCACTGTACGAGGGCCGGGAGGAAAAGGTCAGCTCCACCTATCCGCTGAAGCGCCTCGGCACCCCCGAAGACGTGGCCGGCGCCGCCGCTTTCCTGGTCTCCGACGACGCCGCGTGGGTCACCGGGCAGGTCCTGAACCTCGACGGCGGCCTGCTGGTGGCCGGCGGCTCCGCCTAG